The following proteins are co-located in the Ketogulonicigenium robustum genome:
- a CDS encoding (d)CMP kinase, with product MHFTIAIDGPAASGKGTLAKALAKHFGFEHLDTGLLYRAVAARVLAGDTPEHAAQTLDTHHLTHKGMRTPEVGAEASRVAAIPAVRAALVDYQRKVARRKGGAVLDGRDIGTVIAPEAEVKFFITASDTSRAQRRLAEFTAKGIDTDLETVLRDMQDRDARDSDRAAAPLRPADDAITIDTSDLTAEEVLAIAIELVDEVLPK from the coding sequence ATGCATTTCACCATCGCGATTGATGGCCCCGCCGCCTCGGGCAAGGGCACGTTGGCCAAGGCGCTGGCCAAGCATTTCGGTTTTGAGCATCTGGACACTGGGCTGCTGTATCGCGCCGTCGCCGCCCGTGTTTTGGCGGGCGATACGCCCGAACACGCCGCCCAAACGCTGGACACCCATCACCTGACCCACAAAGGTATGCGCACCCCCGAGGTTGGCGCCGAGGCATCGCGCGTGGCGGCGATACCCGCGGTGCGGGCCGCGCTGGTCGACTATCAGCGCAAGGTCGCGCGCCGCAAAGGTGGCGCGGTGCTTGACGGGCGTGACATCGGCACCGTCATCGCCCCCGAGGCTGAAGTGAAGTTCTTTATCACCGCCAGCGACACATCGCGTGCGCAGCGGCGGCTGGCCGAATTCACCGCCAAGGGGATCGACACCGATCTGGAAACCGTCCTGCGCGACATGCAAGACCGCGACGCCCGCGATTCCGACCGCGCCGCCGCCCCGCTGCGCCCCGCCGATGACGCGATCACAATTGATACGTCCGATCTGACCGCCGAGGAGGTACTGGCCATCGCCATCGAGCTGGTGGACGAGGTTTTGCCTAAATAA
- the metG gene encoding methionine--tRNA ligase, producing the protein MARHLITSAIPYINGIKHLGNLVGSQLPADLYARYLRGRGHEVMFLCATDEHGTPSELAAAKAGKPVAEYCAEMHDVQAEIAKGFRLSFDHFGRSSSPQNHKLTQHFAGQLADNGLIEEVSERQIYSVDDSRFLPDRYIEGTCPNCGYDKARGDQCENCTKQLDPTDLINPRSAISGSTNLEVRETKHLHLRQRAMRDQLAAWIDSKTDWPVLTTSIAKKWLFDGDGLQDRGITRDLDWGVPVKKGDQDWPGMEGKVFYVWFDAPIEYIAAAKEWADARGLDDAAWQRWWRNDMGAEDVRYTQFMGKDNVPFHTLSFPVTIMGSGEPWKLVDYIKSFNYLNYDGGQFSTSQGRGIFMDQALSILPSDYWRWWLLSHAPETSDSEFTWDNFQMSVNKDLADVLGNFVSRVTKFCRSKFGEVIPEGGVWGERENALIAELTQRLKAYEGFMDAMEVRKASGELRAIWVAGNEYLQAAGPWTTIKTDTETAAMQTRLGLNLIRLYAVLSAPFIPDASASMLAAMKTEDTAWPEDIAAFLAALPAGHAFEVPEVLFSKITDEQREDWQVRFAGTR; encoded by the coding sequence ATGGCACGGCATCTTATCACCTCGGCGATCCCATACATCAACGGGATCAAGCATCTGGGCAATCTGGTTGGCAGCCAACTGCCCGCAGATCTTTACGCGCGCTACCTGCGCGGGCGCGGTCACGAGGTGATGTTCCTGTGCGCCACGGACGAACACGGCACCCCGTCCGAACTGGCAGCCGCCAAGGCCGGAAAACCCGTCGCCGAATACTGCGCCGAGATGCACGACGTGCAGGCCGAGATCGCCAAAGGCTTCCGCCTGTCGTTCGACCATTTCGGGCGTTCCTCCAGCCCGCAAAACCACAAGCTGACGCAGCATTTCGCCGGGCAACTGGCCGACAACGGCCTGATCGAGGAAGTGTCCGAGCGGCAGATCTATTCCGTCGATGACAGCCGTTTTCTGCCCGACCGCTATATCGAGGGCACCTGCCCCAACTGCGGCTACGACAAAGCACGGGGCGATCAGTGTGAAAACTGCACCAAGCAGCTGGACCCGACCGACCTGATCAACCCGCGCAGCGCGATTTCGGGCTCGACCAACTTGGAGGTGCGCGAGACCAAGCACCTGCATCTGCGCCAGCGCGCAATGCGCGACCAACTGGCCGCATGGATCGACAGCAAAACCGACTGGCCTGTCCTGACCACATCGATTGCCAAGAAATGGCTGTTCGACGGCGACGGCCTGCAAGACCGTGGCATCACGCGCGACCTTGACTGGGGCGTTCCGGTGAAAAAGGGCGATCAGGATTGGCCCGGCATGGAAGGCAAAGTCTTCTACGTCTGGTTCGACGCGCCCATCGAATATATCGCTGCGGCCAAAGAATGGGCCGATGCGCGTGGCTTGGATGATGCGGCGTGGCAGCGCTGGTGGCGCAACGACATGGGCGCCGAGGATGTGCGCTACACCCAGTTCATGGGCAAAGACAACGTGCCCTTCCACACCCTTTCCTTCCCCGTCACGATCATGGGCTCGGGCGAGCCGTGGAAGCTGGTCGATTACATCAAATCGTTCAACTACCTGAACTACGACGGCGGCCAATTCTCGACCAGCCAAGGGCGCGGCATCTTTATGGACCAAGCCCTGTCGATCCTGCCGTCCGATTACTGGCGCTGGTGGCTGCTGTCGCACGCCCCCGAGACATCGGATTCCGAATTCACTTGGGACAACTTCCAGATGTCGGTGAACAAGGATCTGGCCGACGTGCTGGGCAACTTTGTCAGCCGCGTGACCAAATTCTGCCGCAGCAAATTCGGCGAAGTCATCCCCGAAGGCGGCGTCTGGGGCGAGCGTGAAAACGCCCTAATCGCCGAGCTGACCCAGCGCCTGAAAGCCTATGAGGGCTTTATGGACGCGATGGAAGTGCGCAAGGCCTCGGGCGAGCTGCGGGCGATCTGGGTGGCGGGCAACGAATATCTGCAAGCCGCCGGCCCGTGGACGACGATCAAGACCGACACTGAAACCGCTGCGATGCAAACCCGTCTGGGCCTGAATCTGATCCGCCTTTACGCGGTTCTGTCCGCCCCCTTCATCCCCGATGCATCCGCAAGCATGCTGGCCGCGATGAAGACCGAAGACACCGCCTGGCCCGAAGATATCGCCGCCTTCCTGGCGGCCCTGCCCGCAGGCCATGCGTTCGAGGTGCCCGAGGTGCTGTTCAGCAAGATCACCGACGAGCAGCGCGAAGATTGGCAAGTCCGCTTCGCCGGCACCCGTTAA
- a CDS encoding DUF1489 family protein — MPSPLHMIKLSVGTDDVTDLAAWQTLPQAQSADGLPRHITRMWPKREDEILAGDGSIYWVIKGVILCRQRLIRFDRVKGSDGIERCAIVCDPTLVRVTPTPRRPFQGWRYLDGKDAPADQDPRRARDDALPPALAAALAEIGVI; from the coding sequence ATGCCATCCCCCCTTCATATGATCAAGCTCTCGGTCGGGACAGACGATGTGACCGATCTGGCCGCATGGCAAACCTTGCCGCAAGCGCAAAGTGCCGATGGCCTGCCCCGCCACATCACCCGCATGTGGCCGAAGCGCGAGGACGAGATTCTGGCGGGCGACGGGTCGATCTATTGGGTGATCAAGGGCGTTATTCTGTGCCGCCAGCGGCTGATCCGGTTCGATCGCGTAAAAGGCAGCGACGGGATCGAACGCTGCGCCATCGTCTGCGACCCCACACTGGTGCGGGTCACCCCCACACCGCGCCGCCCCTTTCAAGGGTGGCGCTATCTGGATGGCAAAGACGCGCCAGCAGACCAAGACCCGCGGCGCGCCCGTGATGATGCCCTGCCCCCCGCACTGGCCGCAGCCTTGGCGGAAATCGGGGTTATTTAG
- a CDS encoding energy-coupling factor ABC transporter ATP-binding protein: MPISLRFNAVHYSPADLPLFNGLNVALQDHRVALIGRNGAGKSQFLRLAAGLIAADEGEVLLDGVAIAKDRRRALELVGVIFQNPDHQIIFPTVDEEMAFGLRHLPKPAATARIDAVLDRFGRGAWRGRAVQSLSQGQRQLLCLMAVLAMQPKLIVLDEPTSGLDLVTRLRLLQVLDALPQDVLHITHDLDAIADYDRVIWLDDGRVIGDGRPATVLPQYRAYMAEEAARAEPDC; encoded by the coding sequence ATGCCGATATCTTTGCGTTTCAACGCCGTGCACTACAGCCCGGCGGACCTGCCCCTGTTCAATGGGTTGAATGTGGCCCTGCAAGACCACCGCGTCGCGCTGATCGGCCGGAACGGGGCGGGTAAGTCGCAGTTCTTGCGCCTTGCTGCAGGGCTGATTGCCGCCGATGAAGGCGAAGTGCTGCTGGATGGCGTCGCCATTGCCAAAGACCGCCGCCGTGCACTGGAACTGGTCGGGGTGATCTTCCAGAACCCCGACCACCAAATTATCTTCCCGACGGTGGACGAGGAAATGGCTTTCGGCTTGCGGCATTTGCCAAAGCCCGCTGCCACGGCCCGCATTGATGCAGTGTTGGACCGGTTTGGACGGGGCGCATGGCGCGGCCGCGCGGTGCAAAGCCTATCGCAGGGCCAGCGCCAACTGCTGTGCCTGATGGCGGTGCTGGCGATGCAACCCAAGCTGATCGTATTGGACGAGCCGACATCGGGGTTGGATCTGGTGACGCGGCTGCGGCTGTTGCAGGTGCTGGATGCCTTGCCGCAGGATGTTCTGCACATAACACACGATCTGGACGCGATCGCGGATTATGATCGCGTGATCTGGCTCGATGATGGTCGCGTCATTGGCGACGGGCGGCCCGCAACGGTGCTGCCCCAATACCGCGCCTACATGGCCGAGGAGGCTGCCCGTGCTGAGCCTGACTGCTGA
- a CDS encoding heavy metal translocating P-type ATPase, with protein MTQKAETGPLEWAIAGMDCAGCAGKIKTAVARLPGTQDVEVTVMSERLKLTLDEAQTPREAVEDTVRRLGYDIAPRATHNAAHNHDHRPHTLHDGHAHAHDDPADAGRAWYKTAKGRLVIGTGMLLVAAWIISAIAPQVEGVVFTLACIVGLVPVARRAFAALRTGQPFTIESLMTLAAVGALFINAAEEAALVVFLFAVGEVLEGVATNRARDGIRALGALVPRTALREHNGHTHEVPADSLRIGDIIQTRPGDRIAADGEIIEGTSGIDESPVTGESLPRTRGPGEDVFAGAINTQAALRIRVTRTAADNTISRIIRLVEEAEESRAPTERFIDRFSRWYMPLIVLVSAMVIVVPPLAFGQDWGTWVYRGLALLLIGCPCALVISVPAAIASGMATGARNGLLMKGGAVIEAAAAVRTIAFDKTGTLTEGRPQVTDVIPLGATVDEALAVAAAVERGSSHPLAGAILARAAALPALPATGARDLTGMGVTADVNGEAAFVTSPRMAHAEGVIDTGTLDTAAALEAEGKTAVVVYRSGQALGLIAMRDEPRADAADAIARLRDMGVSATILTGDNPRTAAAIAGALGTQFKAEMRPEDKLAAIRTLGDGGAVMMVGDGINDAPALKQAAVGVAMGGGTDVALETADAAILRNRVQDVPGLIALARQTMGNIHQNVAIALGLKAVFLVTSVLGMTGLWVAIMADTGATVLVTLNALRLLRFSPDKG; from the coding sequence ATGACACAAAAGGCTGAAACCGGCCCCCTGGAATGGGCGATCGCCGGCATGGATTGCGCGGGCTGCGCGGGCAAGATCAAGACAGCCGTCGCGCGCCTGCCCGGGACCCAAGACGTCGAAGTTACGGTGATGAGCGAGCGCCTGAAGCTGACGCTGGACGAGGCCCAGACACCCCGTGAGGCGGTCGAGGATACGGTTCGCCGCCTTGGGTACGACATCGCGCCCCGCGCGACCCATAATGCGGCCCATAATCACGACCACCGCCCCCATACCCTTCATGACGGTCATGCCCATGCGCACGACGACCCAGCGGACGCCGGTCGCGCATGGTACAAAACTGCCAAAGGCCGCCTTGTTATCGGCACAGGCATGCTGCTGGTCGCGGCCTGGATCATCAGCGCCATCGCCCCGCAGGTCGAGGGGGTGGTATTTACCCTGGCGTGCATCGTCGGGCTAGTGCCTGTCGCCCGCCGCGCGTTCGCGGCGCTGCGCACGGGGCAGCCCTTCACCATCGAAAGCCTGATGACGCTGGCCGCCGTCGGTGCGCTGTTCATTAACGCCGCCGAGGAAGCCGCGCTGGTCGTATTCCTGTTTGCCGTGGGCGAGGTGTTGGAGGGCGTTGCGACGAATCGCGCGCGCGACGGCATCCGGGCGCTGGGCGCACTGGTGCCGCGCACCGCGCTGCGCGAACACAACGGCCACACGCATGAGGTGCCCGCCGACAGCCTGCGCATCGGCGATATCATCCAGACCCGTCCGGGCGACCGCATCGCCGCCGATGGCGAGATTATCGAGGGGACGTCGGGCATCGATGAAAGCCCCGTCACCGGCGAAAGCCTGCCGCGCACGCGCGGGCCGGGCGAAGATGTGTTTGCGGGGGCCATCAACACCCAAGCAGCGCTGCGCATTCGCGTGACGCGCACAGCCGCCGACAATACCATTTCGCGCATCATCCGCCTTGTCGAGGAAGCCGAGGAATCCCGCGCCCCGACCGAACGGTTCATCGACAGGTTCAGCCGCTGGTATATGCCGCTGATCGTGCTGGTATCGGCGATGGTGATTGTGGTGCCGCCGCTGGCCTTCGGGCAGGATTGGGGCACGTGGGTCTATCGCGGGCTGGCGCTGCTGCTGATCGGCTGCCCCTGCGCGCTGGTCATCTCGGTTCCCGCGGCGATTGCATCTGGCATGGCCACGGGCGCGCGCAATGGCCTGCTGATGAAAGGCGGCGCCGTGATCGAGGCCGCCGCCGCCGTGCGCACCATCGCCTTTGACAAAACCGGCACCCTGACCGAGGGCCGCCCGCAAGTCACCGACGTCATCCCCTTGGGCGCGACGGTCGACGAGGCTTTGGCCGTCGCGGCTGCGGTTGAACGCGGCTCGTCCCACCCCTTGGCCGGTGCCATTTTGGCCCGCGCCGCTGCCCTGCCCGCCCTGCCCGCCACCGGCGCGCGTGACCTGACCGGCATGGGCGTCACCGCCGATGTGAACGGCGAAGCCGCCTTCGTCACATCACCGCGCATGGCCCATGCCGAAGGTGTCATCGACACTGGCACCTTGGACACCGCCGCCGCGCTGGAGGCCGAGGGCAAAACCGCCGTCGTCGTCTATCGCAGCGGCCAAGCGCTGGGCCTGATCGCCATGCGCGACGAGCCCCGCGCCGACGCCGCCGACGCCATCGCCCGCCTGCGCGATATGGGTGTGTCGGCGACCATTCTGACCGGCGACAACCCCCGCACCGCCGCCGCCATTGCAGGCGCCCTTGGCACGCAGTTCAAGGCCGAGATGCGCCCCGAGGATAAGCTGGCCGCCATTCGCACGCTGGGCGACGGAGGCGCGGTGATGATGGTCGGCGACGGTATCAACGACGCGCCCGCGCTGAAACAGGCGGCCGTCGGCGTCGCCATGGGCGGCGGCACCGATGTCGCGCTGGAAACGGCCGACGCCGCCATCTTGCGTAACCGCGTGCAGGATGTGCCCGGCCTGATCGCACTGGCGCGCCAGACCATGGGCAACATCCACCAAAACGTCGCCATCGCGCTGGGGCTGAAGGCGGTGTTTCTGGTCACCTCGGTCTTAGGGATGACGGGGCTGTGGGTGGCCATTATGGCCGACACGGGCGCGACAGTTCTGGTCACGCTGAACGCGCTGCGCCTCCTACGCTTTTCGCCCGACAAAGGGTGA
- a CDS encoding MerR family transcriptional regulator, whose protein sequence is MLTIGKLGKSAGVKVPTIRYYEQIGLLPDVGRSSGNQRLYDENVLQRLRFIRHARDLGFPLDAVRELLSLSDQPDHSCAAVDEIAVRQLHEVRARISRLQALEAELSRMIAADQPGNVAQCHVIEVLGNHDLCAHHDHGDAA, encoded by the coding sequence ATGCTGACGATTGGAAAATTGGGTAAATCGGCGGGGGTCAAAGTGCCAACCATCCGATATTACGAACAAATTGGACTTTTGCCTGACGTCGGACGCAGCAGCGGAAACCAGCGCCTTTATGATGAAAACGTGCTGCAACGGCTGCGGTTCATCCGCCATGCGCGCGATTTGGGGTTTCCGCTGGATGCAGTGCGTGAATTACTGAGCCTGTCTGACCAGCCCGATCATTCCTGCGCGGCGGTCGATGAAATCGCGGTGCGCCAGCTGCACGAGGTGCGCGCCCGCATCAGCCGCCTGCAAGCCCTCGAGGCGGAGCTATCGCGCATGATCGCCGCTGATCAGCCCGGAAACGTGGCGCAATGCCACGTGATCGAGGTGCTGGGTAATCACGACCTCTGCGCCCACCACGATCATGGTGACGCTGCCTGA
- a CDS encoding SMP-30/gluconolactonase/LRE family protein, with the protein MKTLISTLSVAALLAGAAPVLAAEPVELWRTTGFTAPESVSYDPGTDAFYVTNVNGDAEGAAGFITKLNRDGSIAEERFAEGFTRPLGTAIKDGTLWVATVNTIAKVDLSSGAVEQFSAPEGVGMLNGIDVGADGTVYATDTLNAAIYALQDGAVSLWLQDPALTGINGIEADGDRLIVVRMGDLSKGFANISPIGDAKQIDIATKAISDYGQPEIGIFDGVDMADGGVLAADYAGGKLVFIPENGAPEVLLDTGITSFADHHYYPEMDGLIVLPITMANEVVAYSWKQ; encoded by the coding sequence ATGAAAACGCTTATCTCCACCCTGTCTGTCGCCGCATTGCTGGCTGGCGCTGCCCCCGTATTGGCAGCCGAGCCGGTCGAACTGTGGCGCACGACGGGCTTTACGGCACCTGAATCGGTCTCTTACGACCCCGGCACCGACGCATTTTATGTGACGAACGTGAACGGCGACGCCGAGGGCGCGGCCGGTTTCATCACCAAGCTGAACCGTGACGGATCGATCGCCGAGGAGCGTTTCGCCGAAGGCTTCACCCGCCCGCTGGGCACCGCGATCAAGGATGGCACCTTGTGGGTCGCCACCGTCAACACCATCGCAAAGGTCGACTTGTCCAGCGGTGCTGTTGAACAGTTCTCCGCCCCTGAAGGCGTAGGGATGCTGAACGGCATCGATGTGGGCGCGGATGGCACCGTATACGCCACCGACACGCTGAACGCGGCGATTTATGCGTTGCAAGACGGCGCGGTCAGCCTGTGGCTGCAAGACCCCGCGCTGACCGGCATCAACGGTATCGAGGCTGACGGCGACCGCCTGATCGTCGTCCGCATGGGCGATCTATCGAAGGGGTTCGCCAATATCTCGCCCATCGGCGACGCCAAGCAGATCGACATCGCGACCAAGGCGATCAGCGATTATGGTCAACCCGAGATCGGCATTTTCGACGGTGTCGACATGGCCGACGGCGGTGTGTTGGCTGCGGATTACGCAGGCGGCAAGCTGGTCTTCATCCCTGAAAACGGCGCCCCCGAGGTGCTGCTGGATACCGGCATTACCAGCTTTGCCGACCATCACTACTACCCCGAGATGGACGGCCTGATCGTGTTGCCGATCACCATGGCGAACGAAGTCGTCGCCTATAGCTGGAAGCAATAA
- a CDS encoding energy-coupling factor transporter transmembrane component T family protein, translating into MLSLTAETQTPFHGWPAATKLWLLAGFSLAVVGFSSLPLVTCAAAMVVAAHLVCGWRVCRQALRLMRPIWIFVTIILLWQSLSGDVWRGVEIALRIVVLVAAANLVTMTTPLQAMMQAVAAGLGHIGVPAGLRAQMAIAVALVISFVPQISARARHLRLAWRARSTRPAGWRLALPLALSAVDAADQVGEALRARGGVDDPAPAPLSTEQDFGT; encoded by the coding sequence GTGCTGAGCCTGACTGCTGAGACGCAGACACCTTTTCACGGCTGGCCCGCCGCGACAAAATTATGGCTGCTCGCCGGGTTCAGTTTGGCCGTTGTCGGGTTTTCCAGCTTGCCGCTGGTGACCTGCGCGGCGGCGATGGTAGTGGCCGCGCATTTGGTGTGCGGCTGGCGGGTGTGCCGACAGGCACTGCGGCTGATGCGCCCGATCTGGATTTTTGTCACGATCATTCTGCTGTGGCAGAGCCTGTCGGGCGATGTCTGGCGCGGGGTGGAAATTGCGCTGCGGATCGTCGTGCTGGTGGCTGCGGCCAATCTGGTCACCATGACCACGCCGCTGCAGGCAATGATGCAGGCTGTTGCGGCAGGGCTTGGCCATATCGGGGTGCCTGCGGGGCTGCGGGCGCAAATGGCGATCGCGGTGGCCTTGGTGATCAGCTTCGTTCCGCAAATTTCGGCCCGCGCACGGCACTTGCGGCTGGCCTGGCGCGCGCGCAGCACGCGCCCTGCGGGCTGGCGGCTGGCCTTGCCGTTGGCGCTTTCGGCGGTTGACGCAGCCGATCAGGTCGGCGAAGCATTGCGCGCGCGCGGCGGTGTTGATGATCCCGCCCCAGCGCCCTTATCAACGGAGCAAGACTTTGGAACGTAA
- a CDS encoding biotin transporter BioY yields MERNIAMIALFAALIAALAFVPALTLLNGVPISAQSMGIMLAGAILGPKRGALAVLLFLALVALGLPILSGGRGGLGVFMGPTIGYLIAFPIGAFVVGWIAGRFRNPMSITAVVTGTVISGIFLVNFIGALGMWAKLDTTFTGALMMTTPFLLGDAIKAVLTGIITAAVAQARPSLIKQRA; encoded by the coding sequence TTGGAACGTAATATCGCGATGATCGCCCTCTTTGCGGCGCTGATTGCCGCGCTGGCTTTCGTGCCCGCGCTGACGCTGCTGAACGGTGTACCGATTTCAGCGCAGAGCATGGGCATCATGTTGGCTGGGGCCATTCTGGGCCCGAAACGGGGCGCGCTGGCCGTGCTGTTGTTCTTGGCGCTGGTTGCGCTGGGCCTGCCGATCTTGTCGGGCGGGCGCGGGGGCTTGGGCGTTTTCATGGGCCCGACGATTGGCTACCTGATCGCGTTCCCCATTGGCGCATTCGTGGTGGGCTGGATTGCAGGGCGTTTCCGCAACCCCATGAGCATCACGGCAGTGGTCACGGGCACCGTGATCTCGGGGATTTTTCTGGTTAACTTCATCGGCGCGCTGGGCATGTGGGCCAAGCTGGACACGACCTTTACCGGCGCCCTGATGATGACGACGCCGTTCCTGTTGGGCGATGCCATCAAGGCGGTGCTGACGGGCATTATCACGGCGGCTGTCGCGCAGGCGCGCCCCTCGCTGATCAAACAACGCGCTTAA
- a CDS encoding lytic murein transglycosylase yields the protein MRKTALAVLLGVLAAGPAAALTCGNDAAGFGAWKREFASYAAQNGVGARGLAALEGANYATRTINADRNQRSFRYALDEFMRIRGGDTIVAQGRRQIANNRDFFLALEQRFGVPSSIIVAIHGMETGFGHGMGDSNVISAITTLAYDCRRPAFFTPHAVAALQLVDRGAISANSVGAMHGELGHTQFLPGNIITYGVDGNGDGVVDMTNRADALYSTANFLRQKGWQTTLGYMEGQPNFAVIQEWNAAGVYQRAIALIASRIDAP from the coding sequence ATGCGGAAAACGGCTTTGGCGGTGCTTTTGGGCGTTTTGGCGGCGGGCCCCGCTGCCGCACTTACCTGCGGTAACGACGCCGCCGGATTTGGCGCGTGGAAGCGCGAATTTGCCAGCTATGCCGCGCAAAACGGCGTCGGTGCGCGCGGTCTGGCCGCGCTCGAGGGCGCAAATTACGCCACCCGTACCATAAACGCAGACCGTAACCAGCGCAGCTTCCGCTATGCGCTGGACGAATTCATGCGTATTCGCGGGGGTGACACAATCGTCGCGCAGGGCCGCCGCCAGATTGCGAACAACCGCGACTTCTTCCTTGCGCTTGAACAACGATTCGGCGTGCCGTCCAGCATCATTGTCGCCATTCACGGGATGGAAACCGGCTTCGGTCACGGCATGGGCGACAGCAACGTGATTTCCGCCATCACGACGCTGGCCTATGACTGCCGCCGCCCCGCGTTTTTCACGCCCCACGCCGTGGCTGCCCTGCAACTGGTCGACCGCGGGGCCATCAGTGCCAATTCGGTCGGCGCGATGCACGGCGAACTGGGGCATACCCAGTTTCTGCCGGGCAACATCATTACCTATGGGGTGGATGGCAACGGCGACGGCGTGGTCGATATGACGAACCGCGCAGACGCCCTCTATTCGACGGCCAACTTCCTGCGCCAGAAGGGCTGGCAGACGACGCTGGGCTATATGGAAGGCCAGCCGAATTTCGCGGTCATTCAGGAATGGAATGCGGCGGGCGTCTACCAGCGCGCCATCGCGCTGATCGCCAGCCGCATCGACGCGCCTTAA